In the Orenia marismortui DSM 5156 genome, one interval contains:
- a CDS encoding outer membrane beta-barrel protein — MRRLIEMVLFLLLCFSIVTTAQASDEVIDVYGGISYNTYSFDYHNDMVEHTKDDDDGINPSKIKGDESYFAGARFWLNNNLGFGIEGEELEASTNALAYDNNDDEVRYITGNGVFEAETTGLMATINYRLPQELYNDKVIFILGIGQYDSEYKVANGLITGEDKTIGGKLGFEGEYSITDNLALVARGMYRYANTDDDSIAFEDQSLYDNLPENGGDASKFDTQEDYDRLINNFNQRNIVDFSGFEVSLALKIRF, encoded by the coding sequence ATGAGAAGATTAATTGAAATGGTACTGTTTTTGTTACTATGTTTTTCAATAGTTACTACTGCTCAAGCAAGCGATGAAGTTATTGATGTTTATGGTGGAATTAGTTATAACACCTATAGCTTTGATTATCATAATGATATGGTAGAACATACAAAAGATGATGATGATGGTATTAATCCAAGCAAGATAAAAGGAGATGAATCTTATTTTGCTGGTGCTAGATTTTGGCTTAATAATAATTTAGGCTTTGGTATTGAAGGGGAAGAGTTAGAAGCTAGTACCAATGCTTTGGCTTATGACAATAATGATGATGAAGTTCGCTATATTACTGGTAATGGGGTTTTTGAGGCTGAAACAACAGGTCTGATGGCTACAATTAATTATAGATTGCCCCAAGAGCTTTATAATGATAAAGTGATATTTATTTTAGGGATTGGTCAATATGACTCTGAGTATAAGGTTGCCAATGGTTTAATTACTGGAGAGGATAAGACTATTGGTGGTAAATTGGGCTTTGAAGGTGAGTATAGTATAACAGATAATCTGGCTCTTGTTGCTAGAGGGATGTATAGATATGCTAATACAGATGATGATAGTATTGCTTTTGAGGATCAGAGTCTATATGATAATCTTCCAGAAAACGGAGGAGATGCTTCTAAATTTGATACTCAAGAGGATTATGATAGATTAATAAATAATTTCAATCAGAGAAATATTGTAGATTTTAGTGGTTTTGAGGTTTCTTTAGCATTAAAGATTAGGTTTTAA
- a CDS encoding LptA/OstA family protein: MKNRVFILLMLLVIFSCSVQTERVKAKAEDKIQSEIKEEVKEKIEDGVKEEIEDQVENKLKEEAEKQPKDKVKNTLQSKVKNKVDTENKEEERAKLTANRIRYKKDENLYLAYNNVHLDYDSNKVDSDKLKLDRNENIADFSGNVYLQRGQGDEIYSNKLKLDLDRDILVAKEDVKLDSTKKDKPLDLTSQYLKIWTDTNDMLAKDDVLVDYDGQHIKGQRLDYNDEKEEMVVSKEVELKEDGQILTSDKVTIYIEEGDFDALGNVEMEFDID, from the coding sequence ATGAAAAATAGAGTATTCATATTGCTCATGCTCTTAGTTATATTTTCTTGTTCTGTACAAACAGAGAGAGTTAAAGCTAAGGCAGAAGATAAAATACAGAGTGAGATTAAAGAGGAAGTTAAAGAAAAAATAGAAGATGGAGTAAAGGAAGAGATAGAAGATCAAGTAGAAAATAAGCTAAAAGAAGAAGCAGAAAAGCAGCCAAAAGATAAAGTAAAGAATACTTTGCAAAGCAAGGTCAAAAATAAAGTAGATACAGAAAATAAAGAAGAAGAAAGAGCTAAATTAACAGCAAATAGAATTCGTTATAAAAAGGATGAGAATTTATATCTTGCTTATAATAATGTACATCTCGATTATGATAGTAACAAAGTTGATTCTGATAAATTAAAGTTAGATCGAAACGAAAATATTGCAGATTTTAGTGGGAATGTATATTTACAAAGAGGACAAGGGGATGAAATCTATAGTAATAAGTTAAAATTAGATCTAGATAGAGATATCTTAGTTGCTAAAGAGGATGTTAAGTTAGATTCTACTAAAAAAGATAAACCACTAGATTTAACTAGTCAGTATTTAAAAATCTGGACTGATACTAATGATATGTTAGCTAAAGATGATGTTTTAGTTGATTATGATGGGCAACATATTAAAGGGCAAAGGTTAGATTATAATGATGAGAAAGAAGAGATGGTGGTTAGTAAAGAGGTAGAGTTGAAGGAGGATGGTCAAATACTGACCAGTGATAAAGTTACTATATACATTGAAGAGGGAGATTTTGATGCCCTTGGAAATGTTGAAATGGAGTTTGATATTGATTAA
- a CDS encoding LptF/LptG family permease, which produces MKKLKLSLVDKYLIIEFIKPFIFLIIALTIIMISSYLFELADLIIVKKVPVNTVLKLLLYKIPDVIVQSFSIATLFSTLLSMTQFVKNNEFTALRMGGISLHRLIIPVLIIGVIISGLNYFINEKVVPWTNHEAENIVRKTILQKGLPNLQEGVFFQVDNRYFYIENIDNKSGTLTNIVLYEFEEDSEDEFPRVITANKGYFQNKIWYLSNGVMHDFDEQGNMISQSNFNELKLNINEKLKNFYGEQKTTSEMSRDELKKDITIFQKSGLSVTSLLVDYHLKLSKVFASLIFILLGIPLSIKTKKGKAFGLIISIIIIFIYYVAISFCRSLGRNDLLNPLVAAWLPNLIFSLLGLYLVFKEEYFKLR; this is translated from the coding sequence ATGAAGAAGCTTAAACTTTCTTTAGTAGATAAATACCTTATAATTGAATTTATTAAACCATTTATTTTTTTGATTATTGCTTTGACTATAATTATGATTAGTAGTTATTTATTTGAGTTAGCAGATTTAATTATTGTAAAGAAAGTTCCTGTTAATACTGTATTAAAATTATTATTATATAAGATACCTGATGTTATTGTACAAAGTTTTTCTATTGCTACTTTGTTCTCTACACTTCTATCTATGACACAGTTTGTTAAAAATAATGAATTTACAGCTTTGCGGATGGGCGGTATTTCTTTGCATCGTTTAATCATACCGGTTTTAATAATAGGAGTAATTATAAGTGGTTTAAATTATTTTATTAATGAAAAGGTAGTTCCTTGGACCAATCATGAAGCAGAGAATATAGTAAGAAAGACAATTTTGCAAAAAGGACTTCCTAATTTACAAGAGGGAGTATTTTTTCAGGTAGATAATAGGTATTTTTATATTGAGAATATTGATAATAAATCTGGGACTTTGACCAATATAGTACTTTATGAATTTGAAGAGGATAGTGAAGACGAGTTTCCAAGGGTTATTACTGCTAACAAAGGGTATTTTCAAAATAAAATTTGGTATTTGAGTAATGGGGTTATGCACGATTTTGATGAACAGGGGAATATGATTAGCCAATCAAATTTTAATGAACTTAAATTAAATATAAATGAAAAATTAAAGAATTTTTATGGTGAACAGAAGACTACTTCAGAGATGAGTAGGGATGAATTGAAGAAAGATATAACAATATTTCAGAAAAGTGGTTTGAGTGTTACCTCTTTATTAGTTGATTATCATCTTAAATTATCAAAAGTTTTTGCCTCACTTATTTTTATTTTATTGGGTATCCCTTTGAGTATCAAAACTAAAAAGGGGAAAGCTTTTGGCTTAATAATTAGTATTATAATTATCTTTATTTATTATGTTGCTATATCATTTTGTCGTTCTTTGGGCAGAAATGATCTATTAAATCCTTTAGTTGCCGCTTGGTTACCAAATTTAATTTTCTCTCTTTTAGGGCTATATTTAGTGTTTAAAGAGGAGTATTTTAAATTGAGATAG
- a CDS encoding LPS-assembly protein LptD, with amino-acid sequence MSRIRINFIKVVLIILLLLLFTPYSFAQAKEGNLKADRVQYYRSEELIIATGNARLKVDKVDIMADKMEIDLRTNKLKANGKVTVIGADGEFNSKEIEYDLKTKQGIFIESDGIIVSEHSKDPIRIKSEHTERDAEKTEMKGNEFTTCDLDEPHYHISSTTITVYPGDKIIAYNAVLWEFNGNIPIMYLPIIVYSLKDDQQALQSQIGHNKVRGWFIKNTYNYKIGSGYDNFLGRLEGDFGQLYLDYYTKTGFAGGFKHYFRTDKNDSEYLYFYLDGDERNKEDSPWVTLEYDRYLDLDDLQRDYTIGYRNYYGSDNLSSPEKGTVVNIDFDQDLTLDNWENDLEIYYDRDKYYKNKLSLDIGFDNITEDRTDLDLELDLDYDLKEKETSRSDKYGLEIDLDKEFYNEELNKYDDLEFDFDYDLTDKDQGKKIEYNPIIEYKKYLTKDIELTYNWEYTNKENKISDTKSWYYDTSLELEGDYSAYDWTLTTSLDRDYKEIKEYYLPKLDIGIDPGRIWDGSYWDNLDINLGAVNKHHKSWEDKKQRYYYKLDYSDYFKISRKNRINYTETYEQNRYSDDYQSWYHRSRIYFTTDISKGWSNKLTHTYQMAAGEVPVGFTKNKDEEHKIEEKLSWRRGSSDFYIETGYNILEQEYDDLDTKLDYHFNKYSTLEMVSSYDLNKNQFEDFATKYKYEHGNLEYKTGLRAYFNQGEVDKIRYDNDLDWTFGKQDYEWKIELQSSYNSKTKEFDTANIMIEKMLHCRKITLAYDHIKGETWFEYQILAFPQAGVNFGSSKDEGMLYDEDLGGILDE; translated from the coding sequence GTGAGTAGAATTAGAATAAATTTCATAAAAGTAGTTCTAATAATTTTATTACTCTTACTATTTACTCCTTATTCTTTTGCTCAAGCAAAGGAAGGTAATCTAAAGGCTGATAGAGTACAATATTATCGTTCTGAAGAGTTGATAATAGCAACAGGTAATGCTCGCTTAAAAGTTGATAAAGTTGATATTATGGCTGATAAGATGGAGATTGACCTAAGAACTAATAAATTAAAGGCGAATGGAAAAGTAACAGTTATAGGAGCTGATGGTGAGTTTAATAGTAAAGAGATAGAGTATGATCTCAAGACTAAGCAAGGAATATTTATTGAATCAGATGGAATAATTGTTAGTGAACACTCTAAAGATCCGATTCGTATAAAGAGTGAGCATACTGAACGTGATGCTGAGAAGACAGAAATGAAAGGTAATGAGTTTACTACTTGTGATCTTGATGAACCACATTATCATATAAGTTCTACAACTATTACAGTTTATCCAGGAGATAAAATAATTGCTTATAATGCTGTACTTTGGGAGTTTAATGGCAATATTCCTATTATGTATTTACCGATAATAGTTTATTCTCTAAAAGATGACCAACAAGCCTTACAGTCTCAAATAGGTCATAATAAGGTTAGAGGATGGTTTATTAAAAATACATACAATTATAAGATTGGTTCTGGTTATGATAACTTCTTAGGAAGATTAGAAGGTGATTTTGGACAGCTATACCTTGATTATTATACTAAAACAGGTTTTGCTGGTGGTTTTAAGCATTATTTCCGTACTGATAAAAATGATAGTGAATATCTTTACTTTTATTTAGATGGAGATGAGAGAAATAAAGAGGATAGTCCATGGGTTACTTTAGAGTATGATAGGTATTTAGATTTAGATGATTTACAGAGGGATTATACTATTGGATATAGAAATTATTATGGGAGTGATAACTTATCTAGTCCTGAGAAAGGGACTGTAGTTAATATAGATTTTGATCAAGATTTAACTCTTGATAATTGGGAAAATGATTTAGAAATTTATTATGATCGAGATAAGTATTATAAGAATAAATTAAGTTTAGATATAGGTTTTGATAACATAACAGAGGATCGTACTGACCTAGATTTAGAGTTAGATTTAGATTATGATTTAAAGGAGAAGGAGACTAGCCGAAGTGATAAGTATGGACTTGAAATTGATCTTGATAAGGAATTTTATAATGAAGAGTTGAATAAATATGATGATTTAGAATTTGATTTTGATTATGATTTGACAGATAAAGATCAAGGAAAGAAAATAGAGTATAATCCAATTATAGAGTATAAAAAGTATTTAACTAAAGATATAGAATTAACTTATAATTGGGAGTATACAAATAAAGAAAATAAGATCTCTGATACTAAGTCTTGGTACTATGATACTAGTTTAGAATTAGAAGGTGATTATAGTGCTTATGACTGGACTCTTACAACTAGTCTTGACAGAGATTATAAAGAAATAAAAGAATATTATTTGCCTAAATTAGATATTGGAATTGATCCAGGTCGGATTTGGGATGGGAGTTACTGGGATAATTTAGATATTAATCTAGGTGCAGTTAATAAACACCATAAGAGCTGGGAAGATAAGAAACAAAGGTATTATTATAAATTAGACTATAGTGATTACTTTAAAATTAGTAGAAAGAATAGAATTAATTATACAGAAACCTATGAACAGAACAGATATAGCGATGATTATCAATCATGGTATCATAGAAGTAGAATATACTTTACTACAGATATATCTAAGGGTTGGAGTAATAAATTAACCCATACGTATCAGATGGCAGCTGGTGAGGTTCCTGTTGGCTTTACTAAGAATAAAGATGAAGAGCATAAAATAGAAGAGAAGTTGAGCTGGAGAAGAGGTAGCAGTGATTTTTATATTGAAACTGGGTATAATATACTAGAACAAGAGTATGATGATCTTGATACTAAGCTAGATTATCATTTTAATAAGTATTCTACTTTGGAAATGGTTAGTAGCTATGATTTGAATAAGAATCAATTTGAGGATTTTGCTACTAAGTATAAATATGAACATGGTAACTTAGAATATAAAACTGGACTTAGGGCATATTTTAATCAAGGAGAAGTAGATAAGATAAGGTATGATAACGATTTGGATTGGACCTTTGGAAAGCAGGATTATGAATGGAAGATAGAATTACAAAGTAGTTATAATAGTAAAACAAAAGAGTTTGATACTGCTAATATAATGATAGAGAAGATGCTGCATTGTCGTAAGATTACCTTGGCTTACGATCATATTAAGGGAGAAACATGGTTTGAATATCAGATTTTAGCCTTTCCTCAGGCTGGAGTTAATTTTGGTAGTAGTAAAGATGAAGGAATGTTATATGATGAGGATTTAGGAGGTATTTTAGATGAATAA
- a CDS encoding S8 family peptidase, translating into MNLFRRITTTLTILSLTLIIAGCSNILDDDSEFNGVQGHITLSNIKIDNSTSITKQLTQISNEKMIRGIDSSSKQEYVKDEIIISFKESADIKQILKKYKLIEKKNIEELNTKLLTGVGTRDIQRLIKELNQEDTIHYAELNRRVKLMAVEPNDPGYMNQKWNYSAISLPEAWALSTGSAKVTVAVIDTGIDLEHPDLKGQLINGIDMVGDDDDDFPGPDDKNGHGTHVAGIIGATTNNDEGIAGINWNISLMPIKVLPASGRTGNMETISAGIVWAVNHGADIINLSLGASEASQILEEAIEYAYKHNVTVIAASGNYSSDELLYPAQYTQVIGVASIDSDFQLSTFSNYGENLDFVAPGEDIYSAYISKYFRYKYDSGTSMAAPHVTGVAALILAKFRAEGENLTPDQIKEELVLTAEDLGESGKDNQYGYGLINAHAALAGAKITQAKVFAGEKLASKIRLKSDLVKVTDNGLYQLSNVEKGNWYIYSWIDLDKPGEEGYDKIDVGDYFGRTSSQVGLGSNTNFEINLITDESFEELEVRN; encoded by the coding sequence ATGAATTTATTTCGGAGAATAACAACTACTCTAACTATTTTAAGCTTAACTTTAATTATAGCTGGATGTAGTAATATTTTGGATGATGATAGTGAGTTTAATGGGGTTCAAGGACATATCACGCTTTCTAATATTAAAATTGACAATTCAACGTCTATAACAAAGCAATTAACTCAAATAAGTAATGAGAAAATGATAAGAGGGATAGATAGTAGTTCCAAGCAAGAGTATGTTAAAGATGAAATTATAATTTCTTTTAAAGAATCAGCAGATATTAAGCAGATATTAAAGAAGTATAAACTAATTGAAAAGAAGAATATTGAAGAATTAAATACTAAGCTTTTGACTGGAGTAGGAACTAGAGATATTCAGAGACTAATTAAAGAGTTGAATCAGGAAGATACTATTCATTATGCAGAGTTAAATCGAAGAGTAAAATTGATGGCAGTTGAACCTAATGACCCAGGCTATATGAATCAAAAGTGGAATTACTCGGCAATTAGCTTACCAGAGGCTTGGGCTTTAAGCACTGGTAGTGCCAAGGTAACAGTAGCAGTAATAGATACAGGGATTGATTTAGAGCATCCTGATTTGAAAGGGCAATTAATTAATGGAATAGATATGGTAGGAGATGATGACGATGATTTTCCAGGACCTGATGATAAAAATGGGCATGGTACTCATGTAGCAGGAATTATTGGTGCTACAACTAATAATGATGAAGGGATAGCAGGTATTAATTGGAATATCAGTTTAATGCCTATAAAGGTATTACCTGCTTCAGGTAGAACAGGGAATATGGAAACAATTTCGGCAGGGATTGTTTGGGCAGTTAATCATGGGGCAGATATTATTAATTTAAGTTTGGGAGCTTCAGAAGCTTCTCAAATCTTAGAAGAAGCGATTGAGTATGCTTATAAGCATAATGTAACTGTAATTGCTGCATCGGGGAACTATTCCTCTGATGAATTATTATATCCAGCCCAATATACTCAGGTAATTGGGGTTGCTTCAATAGATTCTGATTTTCAATTATCTACGTTTTCTAATTATGGAGAAAATCTTGATTTTGTAGCTCCAGGAGAAGATATCTACTCTGCTTATATATCTAAATACTTCAGATATAAGTATGACTCAGGTACCTCTATGGCCGCTCCTCATGTAACAGGAGTTGCTGCCTTAATTTTAGCTAAGTTTAGAGCTGAAGGTGAAAATTTAACACCAGATCAGATAAAAGAAGAGTTAGTTTTGACGGCAGAGGATTTAGGAGAAAGTGGAAAGGATAATCAATATGGCTATGGTTTGATTAATGCTCATGCGGCTTTAGCTGGGGCTAAGATTACTCAGGCTAAAGTTTTTGCTGGGGAAAAACTTGCTTCCAAGATTAGATTAAAGAGTGACCTTGTTAAGGTAACAGATAATGGCCTTTATCAATTATCAAATGTTGAGAAAGGGAATTGGTATATATATTCCTGGATTGATTTAGACAAGCCAGGAGAAGAAGGCTATGATAAAATAGATGTAGGGGATTATTTTGGTAGAACTTCAAGTCAAGTAGGACTGGGGAGTAATACTAATTTTGAAATTAATTTAATTACTGATGAAAGCTTTGAAGAATTAGAGGTTAGAAATTAG
- a CDS encoding LptF/LptG family permease, with the protein MKILKIIDKYLILEFVKPFLFMVFALTIIMISGYLFELTDFIIIKDISTKIVAKLLLYRVPQVMVNSFAMAVLFSTLLSLSRLVKDSEFTALRMAGINFWRLIVPLILMSILVSGITYFMNERIVPWSNTKYHNIIKYSIHKKEDQKLHKDVLFKWEERYVYIGEIDDSSKEAKRIIIYDKSAGKKDLITASYGSVENSRLWLENALVYKLGVDNYSKGEERVNKLKINIGKDINNFYDKAKKPSEMNRKELRERIELFKASGIDTSKLLVEYHINLAESLVCLIFVLVGAPLSIKSNKGRIFGIIVSLIIIFVYYVFQSISRSLGLNGILSPVVAAWLPNIIFALVGTYLILKEDYIKLK; encoded by the coding sequence ATGAAGATCTTAAAGATTATTGATAAATATTTAATTTTAGAGTTTGTGAAGCCCTTTTTATTTATGGTCTTTGCTTTGACAATTATTATGATTAGTGGATACTTATTTGAATTAACTGATTTTATCATAATTAAAGATATATCTACTAAGATTGTTGCTAAGTTATTATTATATAGAGTACCACAAGTTATGGTTAATAGTTTTGCTATGGCTGTATTATTTTCGACTTTGTTATCTTTAAGCCGTTTAGTTAAAGATAGTGAATTTACTGCCTTAAGAATGGCAGGGATAAATTTTTGGAGATTAATTGTTCCTTTGATTTTAATGTCTATCTTAGTTAGTGGAATAACCTATTTTATGAATGAGAGAATAGTCCCTTGGTCTAATACAAAATATCATAATATTATTAAATATTCTATTCATAAAAAGGAAGATCAAAAGTTACACAAAGATGTCTTATTTAAATGGGAAGAGAGATATGTTTATATAGGTGAGATAGATGATAGCAGTAAAGAGGCTAAACGGATTATTATATATGACAAATCTGCTGGGAAGAAGGATTTAATTACTGCTTCTTATGGTAGTGTAGAGAATAGTAGGCTATGGTTAGAGAATGCTTTGGTTTATAAATTAGGTGTAGATAATTATAGTAAGGGAGAAGAAAGAGTTAATAAATTGAAAATTAATATAGGTAAAGATATTAATAATTTTTATGATAAAGCTAAAAAGCCTAGTGAAATGAATCGAAAAGAATTAAGAGAAAGAATAGAACTGTTTAAGGCAAGTGGAATAGATACAAGTAAATTATTGGTTGAATATCATATTAATTTAGCTGAATCATTGGTCTGCTTAATTTTTGTGTTAGTAGGTGCACCTTTGAGTATCAAGTCTAATAAAGGTAGAATTTTTGGAATTATAGTTAGTTTAATTATTATATTTGTTTATTATGTTTTTCAGTCTATTAGTCGTTCTCTAGGTTTAAATGGTATATTATCACCAGTGGTTGCTGCTTGGCTACCTAATATTATTTTTGCTTTAGTAGGGACTTATTTAATTTTAAAAGAAGATTATATTAAACTTAAGTAA
- a CDS encoding YjbH domain-containing protein yields the protein MKAKLIVFLLVSVLLVPSIVNAGSLGANSLITIPTADTLDSSELNLNYQHFDSLDFVLTSYGLREGVELGAAVISIDGADDDNEVYPMVKVNLFKENNNYQPEVSLGVIDDSLYLVASKSISPYGFRAHVGIADDNEITDKAFVGLSKVLNPVSISTGDNEISIPTTTLMAEYNDQLNLGVDFAFSSGVSVNLGVLDMDDFTFGLGFKNRF from the coding sequence TTGAAAGCAAAGTTAATTGTTTTTTTATTAGTTTCTGTATTGTTAGTACCAAGTATAGTTAATGCAGGAAGCTTAGGGGCTAATAGTTTGATTACTATTCCTACAGCTGATACTTTGGATAGTTCAGAATTAAATTTAAACTATCAACACTTTGATAGCCTTGATTTTGTATTGACTAGTTATGGGTTAAGAGAAGGTGTAGAGTTAGGGGCAGCAGTTATATCTATTGATGGTGCTGATGACGACAATGAAGTCTATCCTATGGTAAAGGTTAATTTATTTAAGGAAAATAATAACTATCAACCTGAAGTTTCTTTAGGGGTAATAGATGATAGCCTTTATTTGGTTGCAAGCAAGTCAATTAGTCCTTATGGATTTAGAGCACATGTTGGAATAGCAGATGATAATGAGATTACTGATAAAGCTTTTGTTGGTTTGAGTAAAGTATTAAATCCAGTATCTATTTCAACTGGTGATAATGAGATTAGCATTCCAACAACAACTTTGATGGCAGAATATAATGATCAATTAAATCTTGGAGTTGATTTTGCTTTTTCTTCTGGTGTTTCAGTAAATCTTGGTGTTTTAGATATGGATGATTTTACTTTTGGTTTAGGATTTAAGAACAGATTTTAA
- the lptC gene encoding LPS export ABC transporter periplasmic protein LptC, whose protein sequence is MNKSKILLVGISILIISGLCFLYFSGDESTTKEIPNYQYQIDDSRVVTYDAGDKRWDITALEILVPKSEEEKSKKVILSDIQKGQLFKNNKAKYDLDAEKIIYFKEKKDITLKGNIKLKEISGEEIETEELDWIDKRKEFVSKADVNVKFKDGNLFAKKMRMDVENNIIDFSGEVEMEFDLKGDGNDEK, encoded by the coding sequence ATGAATAAAAGTAAAATATTATTAGTTGGGATATCTATATTGATCATATCTGGATTATGCTTTCTCTATTTTTCAGGTGATGAAAGTACAACTAAGGAAATTCCTAATTATCAGTATCAAATAGATGATTCTAGAGTGGTAACCTATGATGCTGGAGATAAAAGATGGGATATTACCGCTTTAGAGATTTTAGTTCCTAAATCAGAAGAAGAGAAAAGTAAGAAAGTTATTTTAAGTGATATACAAAAAGGACAGTTATTTAAAAATAATAAGGCTAAATATGATCTAGATGCTGAAAAGATAATATACTTTAAAGAGAAGAAAGACATAACGCTTAAAGGTAATATTAAATTAAAAGAAATTAGCGGGGAAGAAATTGAGACAGAAGAGCTTGATTGGATTGATAAAAGAAAAGAGTTTGTTTCTAAGGCAGATGTAAATGTTAAATTTAAAGATGGAAATTTATTTGCTAAAAAGATGAGAATGGATGTAGAGAATAATATTATAGATTTTTCTGGAGAAGTAGAGATGGAATTTGATCTAAAAGGGGATGGCAATGATGAAAAATAG
- the ltrA gene encoding group II intron reverse transcriptase/maturase: QQAVRQVLEIYFEREFCECSFGFRPNRSAHDAIEKIEKYKEQGYYWVVDADIKSYFDTIDHELLMDFIAEYISDGWVLDIIRSWLTIGVMTEEGREETREGTPQGGVISPLLANIYLHYFDKKMTRRGYKIVRFADDFVILTKNKRKAKRALKVTRKIIEDELKLKLHPRKTVVTNFYDGFEFLGFKFHHSEYKRPKDKAITKFKNKVRKITRRTRPFPVEVIIAKLNPVLRGWGNYFKIGNVKTLFTRLDKWIRMRMRSFIEKKKAIMYQNYRFSNSYLRDKGLQSLLTDVL; encoded by the coding sequence CAACAAGCAGTGAGGCAAGTACTAGAAATATACTTTGAGCGAGAATTTTGTGAATGTTCCTTTGGTTTCAGACCTAATAGGTCTGCTCACGATGCGATAGAAAAGATAGAGAAATATAAAGAACAAGGTTACTACTGGGTGGTAGACGCAGACATTAAATCTTATTTTGATACTATAGACCATGAGTTATTAATGGATTTTATAGCGGAATATATAAGTGATGGTTGGGTATTAGATATTATCAGGTCATGGCTGACAATTGGAGTTATGACTGAAGAAGGTAGAGAAGAAACTAGAGAAGGGACACCTCAAGGAGGTGTCATCTCTCCTCTATTAGCTAATATCTATTTACATTACTTTGATAAGAAAATGACTCGTCGAGGTTACAAAATAGTCCGCTTTGCTGACGACTTTGTAATCTTAACTAAAAATAAGCGCAAAGCAAAGAGAGCGTTAAAAGTTACCCGTAAAATTATAGAGGATGAATTGAAGTTGAAACTTCATCCTCGTAAGACGGTAGTAACTAACTTTTATGATGGATTTGAATTTCTAGGATTCAAATTTCACCATTCTGAATACAAGAGACCTAAAGATAAAGCAATAACAAAATTCAAAAACAAAGTAAGAAAGATTACTAGAAGAACTAGACCTTTTCCTGTAGAAGTAATAATTGCAAAATTAAATCCAGTTTTGAGAGGTTGGGGTAACTATTTCAAGATAGGAAATGTGAAGACTTTGTTTACGAGGTTGGATAAATGGATTAGAATGAGAATGCGTTCGTTTATCGAAAAGAAAAAGGCGATAATGTATCAAAATTATCGCTTTTCAAATAGTTATCTAAGAGATAAAGGACTTCAATCATTACTTACTGATGTGCTCTAA